From Mytilus edulis chromosome 8, xbMytEdul2.2, whole genome shotgun sequence, one genomic window encodes:
- the LOC139484967 gene encoding putative leucine-rich repeat-containing protein DDB_G0290503, which translates to MYATVFFHIIAVVSITPIYRINGSSPSKADTCDKSDIRKQAKEIAENEIAPYSKWDSLLTSAPTSIALIGQLMLIATESDFTLLENAPKDGFKYLKYPNSFRASLVQLSNMGWDAFNDAHMNMDSIRLHTTNLDSHVQTLFKIMNDGTNDELELLVPMTLRKIENIADECLELSVNTESSFDLFMKTISELNEASTIAKGVYEEKYKDTETRIKSSEIEQESSISERETMKQQIEDMKKEIKDMQNDFEETLDEMPSSTKLLGLSLVDGFLGVAKTIFRGHSDDMFEEIQTTREEPETPEDRANKRAYRFAEEINRHVHTLVNVATSRLDKGEKIPNWNEIDSVRSAKESLKLNLKNINRDQMQSEVHMRAIQICEDSIRLCKQLIALQKDLKLNDDRVKALIIEVEDTLDISEQFATDADTFLHSRGPRMSWHKSMFSSSLVHNELIKAHIKVDSAQEVLQGSRKKQEEMFQSLKRNNARMEDTLKDLAKFKVEKVDFEEIRKTLIKGIEAIQNVREEWGRVVRFFKTISKMIKMNFYVNVNTLIEHSNIGTKLKLKNDAFPALTRKLVSESMLKVSALSYAVHEIASTYVEISEKHLLDQMNALGGLAALDPKTEQTKISEKREQLNENCQNALNEISKIVMKKRQERLAKVERKLNELTYVKN; encoded by the exons atgtatgcgaCTGTTTTCTTTCACATCATTGCAGTTGTCTCTATTACTCCAATTTACAG GATCAATGGGAGTTCTCCATCAAAAGCAGATACTTGCGATAAGAGTGATATTAGAAAACAAGCCAAGGAAATAGCAGAAAATGAGATAGCTCCTTATTCAAAGTGGGACAGCCTACTGACATCAGCACCTACATCTATTGCTTTAATTGGCCAACTTATGCTGATAGCAACCGAAAGTGATTTTACATTACTTGAAAATGCTCCGAAAGAcggttttaaatatttgaagtaTCCAAATTCCTTCAGGGCTTCATTGGTTCAGTTAAGTAATATGGGATGGGATGCGTTCAATGACGCACATATGAATATGGATAGCATAAGGTTACACACTACCAACCTTGATAGTCATGTTCagacattatttaaaataatgaatgATGGAACGAACGACGAATTGGAATTACTTGTTCCTATGACACTAAGGAAAATAGAAAATATTGCAGATGAATGCTTGGAACTTTCTGTAAATACCGAAAGCAGTTTTGACTTATTCATGAAAACAATCAGCGAACTGAATGAAGCAAGCACAATTGCTAAAGGAGTATATGAGGAAAAGTATAAAGATACAGAAACGAGGAtcaaatcaagtgaaatagagcAGGAAAGCTCAATATCAGAAAGGGAAACCATGAAACAACAGATAGaggatatgaaaaaagaaataaaagacatGCAGAATGATTTTGAAGAAACATTGGATGAAATGCCATCTAGTACGAAATTGCTAGGATTATCTCTTGTTGACGGATTTCTTGGTGTAGCTAAAACAATTTTCCGTGGCCATTCGGATGATATGTTTGAGGAAATTCAAACGACAAGAGAAGAACCAGAAACACCAGAAGATCGAGCAAACAAACGAGCCTACAGATTTGCTGAGGAAATAAATAGACATGTGCATACACTAGTAAATGTCGCAACCTCTCGCCTTGATAAAGGCGAAAAGATACCTAACTGGAATGAAATTGATTCAGTGCGCTCTGCAAAAGAAAgtcttaaattaaatttaaagaacATAAATAGAGATCAAATGCAATCTGAGGTTCATATGAGAGCCATACAAATTTGTGAAGATTCAATACGGTTGTGTAAACAACTTATAGCGTTACAAAAAGACTTGAAACTTAATGACGACAGAGTAAAAGCATTAATTATTGAAGTAGAAGATACATTAGATATTTCAGAACAATTTGCTACAGATGCAGATACTTTTTTGCATAGTAGAGGTCCTCGTATGAGTTGGCACAAATCAATGTTTAGTTCTAGTTTAGTGCATAACGAGTTAATAAAAGCTCATATTAAAGTCGATTCTGCACAGGAGGTGTTGCAAGGTTCAAGAAAAAAGCAAGAAGAAATGTTTCAAAGCCTTAAAAGAAATAATGCCCGAATGGAAGATACCCTAAAGGATTTAGCTAAATTTAAGGTTGAAAAGGTTGACTTTGAAGAAATCAGAAAGACTTTAATAAAAGGTATTGAAGCCATACAAAATGTTCGTGAAGAATGGGGAAGAGTTGTGAGATTTTTTAAAACGatatcaaaaatgataaaaatgaatttttatgtCAATGTGAATACCTTGATAGAACATTCAAATATAGGAACAAAACTGAAACTGAAAAACGATGCTTTTCCTGCTTTAACGCGTAAACTTGTTTCTGAAAGTATGTTAAAAGTAAGTGCATTATCGTATGCAGTTCATGAAATAGCATCAACCTACGTGGAAATATCGGAAAAGCATTTACTTGATCAGATGAACGCATTGGGCGGGCTGGCTGCTTTAGATCCCAAGACCGAACAAACGAAAATCAGTGAGAAGAGGGAACAGCTGAATGAAAATTGCCAAAATGCCTTAAATGAAATAAGCAAAATCGTAATGAAAAAAAGACAGGAACGTCTAGCAAAAGTTGAGAGAAAACTAAATGAACTAACATatgttaaaaactaa